A window of Zavarzinella sp. contains these coding sequences:
- a CDS encoding 3'(2'),5'-bisphosphate nucleotidase CysQ, which translates to MNFQTELSAAMEAARRASDYLQNAYREFIAIPDAPVNISTEADRKSQELILHFLHDQFPNDGLCGEENTALRTTVNGGAAPERWWVVDPIDGTRGFAKKNDQFSVMIALREQQQILVGVVIEPATNRLTYASLGSGCWFQVGDNAPQRCAVTTTNVISKAVLAMSHLKPGVEHRLLNMIPHRQVLETYSAGIKLAMVARGEADCYPNDYAAISDWDLCAGHLLVTEAGGVFTTFRGEPLVYGQPNFCINQPTIASNGLLHEQLLHAVRHWEG; encoded by the coding sequence ATGAATTTTCAGACGGAACTTTCTGCAGCAATGGAAGCTGCCCGACGTGCAAGCGACTACTTGCAGAACGCCTATCGGGAATTTATCGCCATTCCTGATGCTCCGGTAAATATTTCTACTGAAGCGGATCGCAAATCGCAGGAATTGATTCTGCACTTTCTGCACGATCAGTTTCCCAACGATGGCCTGTGTGGGGAAGAAAACACCGCATTACGCACCACGGTGAATGGTGGGGCAGCCCCAGAACGCTGGTGGGTGGTGGATCCGATCGATGGCACCCGTGGCTTTGCCAAAAAGAACGATCAATTTTCTGTGATGATTGCCCTTCGCGAACAGCAGCAAATCCTGGTCGGGGTGGTGATTGAACCAGCGACTAATCGCCTGACCTACGCCAGTCTGGGCAGTGGTTGCTGGTTTCAGGTGGGGGACAATGCCCCACAACGCTGTGCGGTGACCACTACAAACGTGATTTCAAAGGCGGTACTGGCGATGAGCCACCTGAAACCGGGTGTGGAGCATCGCCTGTTGAACATGATCCCCCACCGACAGGTGCTGGAAACCTATTCGGCGGGCATCAAGCTGGCGATGGTTGCCCGTGGCGAAGCGGACTGTTACCCCAACGACTACGCAGCAATTTCCGACTGGGATTTGTGTGCGGGCCATCTGCTGGTAACCGAAGCCGGTGGGGTGTTCACCACGTTCCGTGGGGAGCCACTTGTCTATGGTCAGCCCAATTTCTGTATCAATCAGCCCACCATTGCCTCCAATGGACTGTTACACGAACAACTGTTGCATGCCGTTCGCCACTGGGAAGGATAG
- a CDS encoding Hsp70 family protein has translation MSIIGIDLGTTYCAVATLDDRGQATSLPNHDGEMLTPSAVMLVDSTKAVVGQAALDVGLEQPDRVATLIKRRMGYDSFPHAVAGRVFRPETLSAIILRKLMLDASARIGPVQQCVITVPAYFDDTRRKATKDAGQIAGLEVLDILDEPSAAALSYSFQHREQELKLPQTVLVYDLGGGTFDVTIVRLTPKKFHVLAIKGDVQLGGRDWDHKVVEHAARLFREKFDEDPLSDPQATNMLYAAAERAKRTLSKLDQATITCNHAGRKLTVTLTRQEFEALTSELLTRTRLSVMAAIRDAGMQWHQIDRVLMVGGSTHMPSTKKMLLDLSGKMPDQSLAVSEVVARGAALHAGILQAKNAARNAPQVTSRSPLQDIVEIRVNAHGLGIEVRKDEERLNDQLIPRNSQLPASATRVYYTVSPNQSRVRVRVLQGDAVQAEGCIPVGECWIQGLPEALPKGSPIQVKCSVGENGIIEVTALDMTSGRSARAELVRSSGLSADQLATESEFVQNLVIE, from the coding sequence ATGAGTATCATCGGCATCGACCTGGGCACCACCTACTGTGCGGTGGCCACACTGGATGATCGAGGGCAGGCAACCTCTTTGCCCAACCACGATGGTGAAATGCTGACCCCTTCGGCTGTGATGCTGGTGGATTCCACCAAAGCAGTGGTGGGACAGGCCGCACTTGACGTGGGCCTCGAACAGCCAGACCGGGTGGCCACTCTGATCAAACGCCGCATGGGTTACGATTCTTTCCCGCACGCAGTGGCTGGCCGCGTTTTTCGTCCCGAAACTCTCTCCGCAATTATCCTGCGAAAGCTGATGCTCGATGCGTCTGCCCGCATCGGCCCGGTGCAACAGTGCGTCATTACCGTGCCTGCTTATTTTGACGATACCCGACGCAAAGCCACCAAAGACGCGGGCCAGATTGCCGGTCTGGAAGTGCTGGATATCCTCGACGAACCTTCCGCCGCCGCCCTGAGTTACTCCTTTCAGCACCGCGAACAGGAGTTAAAACTCCCACAGACGGTGCTCGTTTACGATCTAGGTGGGGGAACCTTTGACGTGACGATTGTCCGTCTGACACCCAAAAAGTTCCACGTGCTGGCCATCAAAGGCGATGTCCAGCTTGGTGGGCGGGATTGGGACCATAAAGTGGTGGAACATGCCGCTCGGCTGTTTCGCGAAAAGTTCGATGAAGACCCACTGAGCGATCCCCAGGCCACGAACATGCTGTATGCGGCAGCAGAGCGGGCAAAACGCACGCTCAGCAAGCTCGACCAGGCCACCATCACCTGCAATCACGCAGGCCGAAAATTGACGGTAACCCTTACGCGGCAAGAGTTTGAGGCGTTAACCAGCGAACTGCTGACACGCACGCGGCTTTCGGTAATGGCTGCCATTCGCGATGCGGGAATGCAGTGGCACCAGATCGACCGTGTCCTGATGGTGGGTGGCTCCACGCACATGCCTTCGACCAAAAAAATGTTGCTGGATCTCAGTGGCAAAATGCCTGATCAGTCGCTGGCTGTCAGCGAAGTAGTTGCCCGTGGTGCCGCACTGCACGCGGGTATTCTGCAGGCCAAAAATGCTGCCCGCAACGCACCCCAGGTGACGTCCCGTAGTCCTCTGCAGGACATTGTGGAAATCCGTGTCAATGCCCACGGCCTGGGCATCGAGGTGCGGAAAGATGAAGAACGCCTGAACGATCAATTGATCCCACGGAACAGTCAACTGCCCGCCTCTGCCACGCGGGTGTATTACACAGTATCACCAAATCAGTCCCGCGTTCGTGTGCGGGTGCTGCAAGGCGATGCCGTGCAGGCCGAAGGGTGCATTCCGGTAGGGGAATGCTGGATTCAGGGCTTACCAGAAGCCCTGCCAAAGGGTTCCCCCATTCAGGTGAAGTGCTCCGTGGGCGAAAATGGGATTATTGAAGTCACCGCACTGGATATGACCAGTGGCAGGTCCGCACGTGCCGAACTGGTGCGAAGTTCTGGCTTATCGGCCGATCAACTGGCCACAGAAAGCGAATTTGTACAGAATCTGGTCATCGAATAG
- a CDS encoding DUF4912 domain-containing protein → MTLDELKASSRKDLLQFARELSIVGINSMAKPDLIKAISRILKKEQRAKDKEKAAKAKSAKTAEAKAARNGKASHAEPVKPVKVVEEPAPTRKKPAPAKGTRVATPPSANGSHYMRNNNTLVGGHPKDRLIVIVRDSYWLQVCWELSDQSLQRAEAALGQDWHGSKPIIRVFDVSANDTTSTAEAVVADVNIHGGCNTWYIEVQNPPKSYRADIGYISKRGQFYALVRSNVVNTPKPGAVEGLDDAWADIDAKQADRLYTLTSTDESSPGDNQLLKEFFEERLKRPMSAPTISTPSAIRDRKFFFQLDAELIVFGSTVPGSNVTIQGEPIKLRPNGTFMMRYSFPDGRQILPATAETMDGMEERRIVLAVERNTKELGALAQDTADN, encoded by the coding sequence ATGACTCTCGATGAACTCAAAGCCTCCAGTCGCAAAGATTTGCTTCAATTCGCCCGGGAATTGTCCATTGTGGGCATCAATTCCATGGCTAAGCCCGATCTGATTAAAGCAATCAGTCGCATTCTGAAAAAAGAACAGCGTGCGAAAGACAAAGAAAAGGCTGCCAAAGCGAAATCTGCAAAAACTGCTGAAGCCAAAGCCGCACGAAACGGCAAAGCCTCCCACGCGGAACCTGTCAAACCAGTGAAAGTGGTGGAAGAACCAGCACCCACGCGAAAAAAACCTGCCCCAGCCAAAGGCACCCGCGTTGCAACACCACCTTCCGCCAACGGCAGCCATTACATGCGGAACAACAATACTCTCGTGGGTGGCCATCCGAAAGATCGTCTGATTGTCATTGTTCGCGATTCCTACTGGCTGCAGGTCTGTTGGGAGCTTTCCGACCAGTCTCTACAGCGTGCGGAAGCCGCCTTGGGACAGGATTGGCACGGTTCCAAGCCGATTATTCGAGTCTTCGATGTCAGTGCGAACGACACCACCAGCACCGCAGAAGCAGTGGTGGCCGATGTGAACATTCATGGTGGCTGCAATACCTGGTACATCGAAGTCCAGAACCCACCCAAATCGTATCGGGCAGATATTGGCTACATTTCCAAACGTGGCCAGTTTTACGCCTTGGTGCGTTCCAACGTGGTCAACACACCAAAACCTGGTGCGGTGGAAGGGTTGGACGATGCCTGGGCCGATATTGACGCCAAACAGGCCGACCGATTGTATACGCTGACCAGCACCGATGAATCGTCGCCGGGTGATAATCAACTGCTGAAGGAATTCTTCGAAGAACGCCTGAAACGCCCGATGTCTGCTCCCACCATTTCGACACCGTCTGCAATTCGCGATCGCAAGTTCTTTTTCCAACTGGATGCGGAACTGATTGTATTCGGCAGCACCGTACCGGGATCGAATGTGACCATTCAAGGCGAGCCGATCAAACTTCGTCCGAATGGCACCTTCATGATGCGGTACAGTTTCCCCGATGGTCGCCAGATTTTACCTGCCACCGCTGAAACGATGGATGGTATGGAAGAACGTCGGATTGTGCTGGCTGTCGAACGGAATACAAAGGAACTGGGAGCCCTTGCCCAGGATACCGCAGATAATTAA